One genomic region from bacterium encodes:
- a CDS encoding trigger factor family protein yields the protein MNMEARITVDKISEIGRKIQFQIPNSEYSNHYTQQLNRTRTKVSIKGFRPGKAP from the coding sequence ATGAACATGGAAGCACGCATCACAGTAGACAAAATTTCAGAAATCGGACGCAAAATTCAGTTCCAAATCCCCAATTCTGAATACTCAAATCATTACACCCAACAACTGAATCGCACTCGAACAAAAGTTTCGATCAAGGGGTTCCGTCCCGGCAAAGCACCTAA